A window of the Streptomyces luomodiensis genome harbors these coding sequences:
- the glpK gene encoding glycerol kinase GlpK, translated as MPEFVGAVDQGTTSTRFMIFNHDGDEVSRYQLEHRQILPRAGWVEHDPVEIYERTNSVMQNAIRACGLSPTDLAAIGITNQRETTVIWDPRDGRPYYNAIVWQDTRTDAIAAALEREGKGEVIRRKAGLPPATYFSAGKIQWILENVDGVREAAERGHALFGNTDAWVLWNLTGGPNAGIHATDVTNASRTMLMNLETLDWDDELLELFRIPRAMLPTINPSSHPEAYGKARTSRPLRTATPITGVLGDQHAATVGQVCFAPGEAKNTYGTGNFLLLNTGRELIRSASGLLTTVAYQFGDSPPVYALEGSIAVTGSAVQWLRDQMKMIDDAAGSERLARTVEDNGGVYFVPAFSGLFAPYWRSDARGAIVGLTRYNTNGHLARATLESICYQSRDVVEAMERDADIHLDVLRVDGGVTDNELCMQIQADVLGVPVSRPVIAETTALGAAYAAGLATGFWRDTDELRSHWREARRWEPQWGEEAREEGYAGWQKAVQRTLGWVTVD; from the coding sequence ATGCCGGAATTCGTCGGTGCGGTGGACCAGGGAACCACCAGCACCCGCTTCATGATCTTCAACCATGACGGCGACGAGGTGTCGCGGTACCAGCTGGAGCACCGCCAGATCCTGCCGCGCGCCGGCTGGGTCGAGCACGACCCGGTGGAGATCTACGAGCGCACCAACTCCGTGATGCAGAACGCCATCCGCGCCTGCGGACTCTCCCCCACCGACCTGGCCGCGATCGGCATCACCAATCAGCGCGAGACCACGGTGATCTGGGATCCGCGCGACGGCCGCCCGTACTACAACGCCATCGTCTGGCAGGACACCCGCACCGACGCCATCGCGGCCGCCCTCGAACGGGAGGGCAAGGGCGAGGTCATCCGCCGCAAGGCGGGGCTGCCGCCGGCCACCTACTTCTCGGCCGGCAAGATCCAATGGATTCTGGAGAACGTCGACGGCGTCCGCGAGGCCGCCGAGCGCGGCCACGCCCTCTTCGGCAACACCGACGCCTGGGTGCTGTGGAACCTCACCGGTGGTCCCAACGCCGGCATCCACGCCACCGATGTCACCAACGCCAGCCGCACCATGCTGATGAACCTGGAGACGCTGGACTGGGACGACGAACTGCTGGAGCTCTTCCGGATCCCGCGGGCCATGCTGCCCACGATCAACCCCTCCTCCCATCCCGAGGCGTACGGCAAGGCCCGCACCTCCCGTCCGCTGCGCACCGCGACCCCCATCACCGGTGTCCTCGGCGATCAGCACGCGGCCACGGTCGGCCAGGTCTGCTTCGCCCCCGGCGAGGCCAAGAACACCTACGGCACCGGTAACTTCCTGCTGCTCAACACCGGGCGGGAGCTGATCCGCTCGGCCAGCGGACTGCTCACGACCGTGGCGTACCAGTTCGGCGACAGCCCTCCCGTCTACGCCCTGGAGGGCTCGATCGCCGTCACCGGCTCGGCCGTCCAGTGGCTGCGCGACCAGATGAAGATGATCGACGACGCCGCCGGGAGCGAGCGGCTCGCCCGCACCGTCGAGGACAACGGCGGTGTGTACTTCGTGCCCGCGTTCTCCGGCCTCTTCGCGCCGTACTGGCGCTCCGACGCGCGGGGCGCGATCGTCGGTCTCACCCGCTACAACACCAATGGCCATCTGGCGCGGGCCACCCTGGAGTCGATCTGCTACCAGAGCCGGGACGTGGTGGAGGCCATGGAGCGGGACGCCGACATCCACCTCGACGTGCTGAGGGTGGACGGCGGGGTCACCGACAACGAGCTGTGCATGCAGATCCAGGCCGATGTGCTGGGCGTACCGGTCAGCCGCCCCGTGATCGCCGAGACCACGGCCCTGGGCGCCGCCTACGCCGCGGGGCTGGCCACGGGGTTCTGGCGGGACACCGATGAGCTGCGTTCGCACTGGAGGGAGGCCAGGCGCTGGGAGCCCCAGTGGGGCGAGGAGGCCCGGGAGGAGGGCTACGCGGGCTGGCAGAAGGCCGTCCAGCGCACCCTGGGCTGGGTCACGGTCGACTAG
- a CDS encoding MIP/aquaporin family protein, translating into MTAPKRNRSMPGLLGELCAEFAGTMILILFGCGVVAQVVAGGALTKPPGALGDHDSISWAWGLGVTLGVYVAARLSGAHINPAVTLSLAAFKDFPWSKVLPYAVAQTLGAFVAALLVRWNYTEALAAADPGHTFKTQFVFSTLPGNGSLPVSEWGALRDQIIGTAILVLLIFAVTDVLNSAPKANMGPFITGLIVVAIGMAFGADAGYAINPARDFGPRLASFITGYHSAWRDQYGNFYFWVPIVGPLVGGLVGAALYKVLISRYLPMPAPPEPGRAPAPE; encoded by the coding sequence ATGACGGCCCCCAAGCGAAACCGCTCGATGCCGGGACTGCTCGGCGAGCTCTGCGCGGAGTTCGCGGGCACGATGATCCTGATCCTGTTCGGCTGCGGTGTGGTGGCCCAGGTCGTGGCCGGGGGTGCGCTGACCAAGCCGCCGGGGGCTCTCGGCGACCACGACTCCATCTCCTGGGCCTGGGGTCTGGGCGTCACCTTGGGCGTGTATGTGGCGGCGCGGCTCAGCGGGGCCCATATCAACCCGGCGGTCACCCTCTCGCTGGCGGCCTTCAAGGACTTCCCCTGGTCCAAGGTCCTGCCCTACGCGGTGGCCCAGACGCTGGGCGCGTTCGTCGCGGCCCTGCTGGTGCGCTGGAACTACACCGAGGCGCTGGCGGCCGCCGACCCGGGGCACACCTTCAAGACCCAGTTCGTCTTCTCCACCCTGCCCGGCAACGGCTCACTCCCGGTGAGCGAATGGGGGGCGCTGCGCGACCAGATCATCGGCACCGCGATCCTGGTGCTGCTCATCTTCGCCGTCACCGATGTGCTGAACTCGGCACCGAAGGCCAATATGGGCCCCTTCATCACCGGCCTGATCGTGGTCGCGATCGGCATGGCGTTCGGCGCCGACGCGGGGTACGCCATCAACCCGGCCCGTGACTTCGGTCCCCGGCTCGCCAGCTTCATCACCGGCTACCACAGCGCCTGGCGGGACCAGTACGGGAACTTCTATTTCTGGGTGCCCATCGTGGGCCCGCTGGTCGGCGGGCTCGTCGGTGCCGCCCTGTACAAGGTCCTGATCAGCCGCTACCTCCCGATGCCCGCACCGCCGGAGCCGGGCCGCGCGCCCGCACCCGAGTAG
- a CDS encoding FAD-binding protein, with protein sequence MPTTGAPTNWAGNITFAAARLHRPDTADELRRIVGSADRVRVLGTGHSFNRIADTDGDLVSLDRLPHRVEIDPGKRTATIAAGMRYAHVAEALHAEGFALANLASLPHITVAGACATATHGSGSTQRCLAAAVAGLEIVGPGGEVTLLSRDENPDRLNGAVVGLGGLGVVTAMTLDIEPTYDVAQWVWTGLPLDRLDDSFEEIFGAAYSVSVFTDWRSGEGVVWLKCRTDLPDPPEPGQPWLGARPADRHHHPVPAMPPRHCTEQLGAPGPWHERLPHFRPDFTPSNGDELQSELLLPREAASAAFAALRGLGDRIAPVVQVSEVRTVAADELWLSPAYGRDSVAFHFTWVPDHEAVIEVVAAMEAELLPLGARPHWGKLTAAAPERILSSYDRAADFARLLADHDPAGKFRNAYLEDYFPTG encoded by the coding sequence ATGCCGACCACCGGAGCCCCGACGAACTGGGCGGGGAACATCACCTTCGCCGCCGCCCGGCTGCACCGCCCGGACACCGCCGACGAGCTGCGGCGGATCGTCGGATCCGCCGACCGGGTGCGGGTGCTGGGCACGGGCCACTCCTTCAACCGCATCGCCGACACCGACGGCGATCTGGTGAGCCTGGACCGGCTGCCGCACCGGGTGGAGATCGACCCCGGGAAGCGCACGGCGACCATCGCGGCCGGTATGCGCTACGCCCATGTGGCCGAGGCCCTGCACGCGGAGGGTTTCGCGCTGGCCAACCTGGCCTCGCTGCCGCACATCACGGTCGCGGGGGCCTGTGCCACCGCCACCCACGGCTCGGGGAGCACCCAGCGCTGTCTGGCGGCGGCCGTCGCCGGGCTGGAGATCGTCGGCCCCGGGGGCGAGGTGACCCTGCTGAGCCGGGACGAGAACCCGGACCGGCTGAACGGGGCCGTGGTCGGGCTCGGCGGGCTGGGCGTCGTCACCGCCATGACGCTGGACATCGAGCCCACCTACGACGTGGCCCAGTGGGTGTGGACCGGGCTTCCGCTGGACCGGCTGGACGACAGCTTCGAGGAGATATTCGGCGCCGCCTACAGCGTCAGCGTCTTCACCGACTGGCGCTCGGGTGAGGGGGTGGTGTGGCTGAAGTGCCGCACCGACCTGCCCGACCCCCCGGAGCCGGGGCAGCCGTGGCTGGGGGCCCGCCCGGCCGACCGCCATCACCACCCGGTGCCCGCGATGCCGCCGCGGCACTGCACCGAGCAGTTGGGCGCGCCGGGGCCGTGGCATGAGCGGCTGCCGCACTTCCGCCCGGACTTCACCCCGAGCAACGGCGATGAGCTCCAGTCGGAGCTGCTGCTGCCACGCGAGGCCGCCTCGGCGGCGTTCGCGGCGCTGCGCGGCCTCGGCGACCGGATCGCGCCCGTGGTGCAGGTGTCCGAGGTCCGTACGGTCGCGGCGGACGAGCTGTGGCTGAGCCCCGCGTACGGCCGGGACAGCGTCGCCTTCCACTTCACCTGGGTCCCCGACCACGAGGCGGTGATCGAGGTGGTGGCCGCGATGGAGGCGGAGCTGCTGCCGCTGGGGGCGCGGCCGCACTGGGGCAAGCTGACGGCGGCCGCGCCGGAGCGGATCCTCTCCTCCTACGACCGGGCCGCCGACTTCGCCCGGCTGCTGGCCGACCACGACCCGGCGGGGAAGTTCCGCAACGCCTATCTGGAGGACTACTTCCCCACCGGGTGA
- a CDS encoding phosphoketolase family protein — MPDAPTTTTATATTATPGSGLSDDRIRALDAHWRAANYLAAGQIYLLANPLLTEPLRPDHIKPRLLGHWGTSPGLNLIHTHLNRVIKDRDLDAICVWGPGHGGPAVLAGSWLDGSYSETYPDVGRDAAGMARLFGQFSFPGGVPSHVAPETPGSIHEGGELGYSLAHAYGAALDNPGLLVACVIGDGEAETGPLAGSWHANKFLDPVHDGAVLPILHLNGYKIANPTVLARLPRTELDELLRGYGHEPVHVAGDEPFAVHRAMARALDEALDRIALLQRTARAEGIAERPRWPVLVLRTPKGWTGPEEVDGLPVAGTWRSHQVPLPGVRENPEHLRQLERWLRSYRPEELFDADGRPVPEVLAEVPRGDRRLGANPHANGGLRLRSLPLPGLERYAVPVDNPGATLHEPTRVLGGLLAKVMADTEARRDFRIVGPDETASNRLEAVFQATGKAWQEATLPTDEHLGRHGRVMEVLSEHLCQGWLEGYLLTGRHGLFSCYEAFVHIVDSMVNQHIKWLKTSRALPWRRPVASLNYLLTSHVWRQDHNGFSHQDPGFVDHVLNKSPAVVRVYLPPDANTLLCVTDHILRTRDYVNVVVAGKQPCFDWLDLDQARAHCARGAGTWEWAGTENGAGEPDVVLAAAGDVPTQEVLAAAGILRRHLPDVAVRVVNVVDMTRLLPKEEHPHGMTDHEFDALFTRDRPVIFAYHGYPWLVHRLAYRRAVHPHLHVRGYKEAGTTTTPFDMVVRNDLDRYRLVMDVIDRTPGLAVRATAVRQRMQDARTRHHAWIREHGTDMPEVAEWSWTG, encoded by the coding sequence ATGCCAGACGCACCGACCACGACGACCGCGACGGCCACGACGGCCACGCCGGGAAGTGGACTCTCCGACGACCGGATCCGCGCCCTGGACGCCCACTGGCGCGCCGCCAACTACCTCGCCGCGGGCCAGATCTACCTGCTGGCCAATCCACTGCTGACCGAGCCGCTGCGCCCGGACCACATCAAGCCCCGGCTGCTGGGCCACTGGGGCACCTCACCGGGGCTGAACCTGATCCACACCCACCTGAACCGCGTCATCAAGGACCGCGACCTGGACGCCATCTGCGTCTGGGGCCCCGGCCACGGCGGTCCCGCGGTGCTCGCCGGCTCCTGGCTGGACGGCAGCTACTCCGAGACCTACCCGGACGTCGGCCGGGACGCGGCGGGCATGGCCCGGCTCTTCGGCCAGTTCTCCTTCCCCGGCGGGGTGCCCAGCCACGTCGCCCCCGAGACGCCCGGCTCCATCCACGAGGGCGGCGAGCTCGGCTACTCCCTCGCCCACGCGTACGGGGCCGCGCTGGACAACCCCGGGCTGCTGGTCGCCTGCGTCATCGGCGACGGCGAGGCCGAGACCGGGCCGCTGGCCGGCTCCTGGCACGCGAACAAGTTCCTGGACCCGGTCCACGACGGCGCCGTGCTGCCGATCCTCCACCTCAACGGCTACAAGATCGCCAACCCCACGGTGCTCGCCCGGCTGCCCCGGACCGAACTCGACGAGCTGCTGCGCGGGTACGGCCATGAGCCGGTCCATGTCGCCGGGGACGAACCGTTCGCCGTGCACCGGGCCATGGCGCGCGCCCTGGACGAGGCGCTGGACCGGATCGCCCTGCTCCAGCGCACCGCCCGCGCGGAGGGCATCGCCGAGCGGCCCCGCTGGCCGGTGCTCGTACTCCGTACGCCCAAGGGCTGGACCGGCCCCGAGGAGGTCGACGGACTTCCCGTGGCGGGCACCTGGCGCTCCCACCAGGTGCCCCTGCCGGGCGTCCGGGAGAACCCGGAGCATCTGCGGCAGCTGGAGCGCTGGCTGCGCTCGTACCGTCCCGAGGAGCTCTTCGACGCCGACGGGCGGCCCGTACCGGAGGTCCTCGCCGAGGTCCCGCGGGGCGACCGCCGGCTGGGCGCCAATCCGCACGCCAACGGCGGGCTGCGGTTGCGCTCGCTGCCGCTGCCCGGCCTGGAGCGGTACGCGGTCCCCGTCGACAACCCCGGGGCGACCCTGCACGAGCCGACCCGGGTGCTCGGCGGGCTGCTGGCGAAGGTCATGGCGGACACCGAGGCCCGCCGCGACTTCCGGATCGTCGGCCCGGACGAGACCGCCTCCAACCGGCTGGAGGCCGTCTTCCAGGCCACCGGCAAGGCGTGGCAGGAGGCCACCCTCCCCACCGACGAGCACCTCGGCCGGCACGGCCGGGTCATGGAGGTCCTCTCCGAGCACCTGTGCCAGGGCTGGCTGGAGGGCTATCTGCTGACCGGGCGGCACGGCCTCTTCTCCTGTTACGAGGCGTTCGTGCACATCGTGGACTCCATGGTCAACCAGCACATCAAATGGCTGAAGACCTCCCGCGCACTGCCGTGGCGGCGCCCGGTGGCCTCCCTGAACTACCTGCTGACCTCGCATGTGTGGCGCCAGGACCACAACGGCTTCTCCCACCAGGACCCCGGGTTCGTCGACCATGTGCTCAACAAGAGCCCCGCGGTGGTGCGCGTCTATCTGCCGCCGGACGCCAACACCCTGCTCTGCGTGACCGACCACATCCTGCGCACCCGTGACTACGTCAATGTGGTCGTCGCGGGCAAGCAGCCCTGCTTCGACTGGCTCGACCTGGACCAGGCGCGCGCCCACTGCGCCCGGGGCGCCGGGACCTGGGAGTGGGCCGGCACCGAGAACGGCGCGGGGGAGCCGGACGTGGTGCTGGCCGCCGCCGGCGACGTGCCCACCCAGGAGGTCCTCGCGGCCGCCGGGATCCTCCGCCGCCACCTGCCCGATGTGGCCGTGCGCGTGGTCAACGTCGTCGACATGACCCGGCTGCTGCCCAAGGAGGAGCATCCGCACGGGATGACGGACCACGAGTTCGACGCCCTGTTCACCCGCGACCGGCCGGTCATCTTCGCCTACCACGGTTATCCGTGGCTGGTGCACCGGCTGGCCTACCGCCGCGCCGTCCACCCGCACCTGCATGTGCGCGGCTACAAGGAGGCGGGCACCACCACCACGCCGTTCGACATGGTGGTGCGCAACGATCTGGACCGCTACCGGCTGGTGATGGACGTCATCGACCGGACCCCGGGCCTCGCGGTGCGCGCCACGGCCGTACGGCAGCGGATGCAGGACGCCCGCACCCGCCACCACGCCTGGATCCGCGAGCACGGCACCGATATGCCCGAGGTCGCCGAGTGGTCCTGGACCGGCTGA
- a CDS encoding universal stress protein, whose translation MEHPLVVGVDGSHHSLRAVDWAVAAAARYGVPLRLIHASLWERYEGIAPAADPERPWEQARAEEIAACAAERARRYGPDVKLLAEVLPEDPVAALLRAGRDASGLVTGSRGRGELAGLLLGSVSLALAGRAACPVTVVRGGEPNRRGAFGRIVLGVGETAGPSAATRFAFREAAARGGVLEAVRAWRCPAGEVTDDLLIDGDPVRAHWARAERTLDDALRTSRRDHPEVTVHPETAEGPARKVLLQAAATADLLVLGARRGHGRTFGLQLGRIAHAALHHAPCPVVIVPERV comes from the coding sequence GTGGAGCACCCCCTGGTGGTGGGCGTCGACGGCTCGCACCACAGCCTCCGGGCGGTGGACTGGGCGGTGGCCGCGGCGGCCCGGTACGGGGTGCCACTGCGGCTGATCCACGCCTCCCTATGGGAGCGGTACGAGGGCATCGCGCCCGCCGCCGACCCCGAGCGCCCCTGGGAGCAGGCCAGGGCCGAGGAGATCGCCGCCTGCGCGGCGGAGCGCGCCCGCCGGTACGGACCCGATGTGAAGCTCCTGGCCGAGGTGCTGCCGGAGGACCCGGTCGCCGCGCTGCTGCGCGCGGGCCGGGACGCCTCGGGCCTGGTCACCGGCTCCCGCGGGCGCGGCGAACTCGCCGGGCTGCTGCTCGGCTCGGTGAGCCTGGCGCTCGCCGGCCGCGCCGCGTGCCCGGTGACCGTCGTACGCGGCGGGGAGCCCAACCGGCGCGGTGCCTTCGGCCGGATCGTGCTGGGCGTGGGCGAGACGGCCGGTCCGTCGGCCGCGACCCGGTTCGCCTTCCGCGAGGCCGCGGCGCGCGGCGGGGTGCTGGAGGCCGTTCGGGCGTGGCGCTGCCCGGCCGGCGAGGTGACGGATGATCTGCTGATCGACGGGGACCCGGTCCGTGCCCACTGGGCACGGGCGGAGCGGACGCTGGACGACGCCCTGCGGACCTCCCGACGGGACCACCCCGAGGTCACCGTCCACCCCGAGACGGCCGAGGGACCGGCCCGCAAGGTGCTCCTCCAGGCGGCGGCCACCGCCGATCTGCTGGTCCTCGGCGCCCGCCGCGGCCACGGTCGCACCTTCGGGCTGCAACTCGGCCGCATCGCCCACGCGGCCCTGCACCACGCGCCCTGCCCGGTGGTGATCGTGCCGGAGCGGGTCTGA
- a CDS encoding CBS domain-containing protein, which translates to MKHRKIGNVMTDDVVRVSSGTSFDEVDALLSRHRINGLPVVDEDDKVVGVITGTDLSAPAPTAGQLMSRPAITVRPQDSIVDAARAMDRHRVERLPVVDEENRLIGIVTRRDLLRVFLRPDDEIRAEVIDEVLVRSLWLGPQSVAVTVTDGVVRLEGQLDRHSEIPIAVRMAGQVDGVVAVVDRLTYRVDDSADRGGARR; encoded by the coding sequence ATGAAGCACCGCAAAATCGGCAACGTGATGACCGACGATGTGGTCCGGGTGAGCTCCGGGACCTCGTTCGACGAGGTCGACGCGCTGCTCTCGCGGCACCGCATCAACGGACTGCCGGTGGTGGACGAGGACGACAAGGTGGTCGGCGTGATCACCGGAACCGATCTCAGCGCTCCCGCCCCGACGGCCGGGCAGCTGATGTCGCGCCCCGCGATCACCGTGCGGCCCCAGGACAGCATCGTGGACGCGGCCCGCGCGATGGACCGCCATCGCGTCGAGCGGCTTCCCGTGGTGGACGAGGAGAACCGGCTGATCGGCATCGTCACCCGCCGGGACCTGCTGCGCGTCTTCCTCCGCCCGGACGACGAGATCCGCGCCGAGGTGATCGACGAGGTGCTGGTCCGCTCGCTGTGGCTCGGCCCGCAGTCGGTCGCGGTCACCGTGACCGACGGGGTCGTCCGGCTGGAGGGACAGCTCGACCGGCACAGCGAGATCCCCATCGCGGTCCGGATGGCCGGACAGGTGGACGGCGTGGTGGCCGTCGTCGACCGGCTCACCTACCGGGTCGACGACTCCGCCGACCGGGGAGGCGCACGGCGATGA
- a CDS encoding universal stress protein, with the protein MTDPAGPVRNGRVRYGRVVVGLDGSDSAWAALDRAVTEARSRGAVLEIVHAWPWARTDPLAFDPESEPRRPPVEIARTVLRLAEARAREREPGLRIVPTLTARDAVPELLRIGADAALIVIGTRGLGGFTGLLLGSVGLRLAAHTRRPLLVVRGGAPAAYGPEGHGKVLVGLESGTDGAAARFAFEEAVRRRARLRVLYAWSRPRVRAGSVAAGDHTLPVPGVAAPGAEPEQTVPQGVVAALREEFGQVRVREHTAHGTPAQALVEASRAADVLVLAVRRRTARLGMRLDPVTHAVLHHAHCPVLLVPVA; encoded by the coding sequence ATGACCGATCCGGCCGGGCCGGTGCGGAACGGACGGGTGCGGTACGGGCGGGTGGTGGTCGGCCTGGACGGCTCCGACAGCGCCTGGGCCGCGCTGGACCGCGCGGTCACCGAGGCGCGGAGCCGTGGCGCCGTGCTGGAGATCGTGCACGCCTGGCCGTGGGCCCGTACCGACCCGCTCGCCTTCGACCCGGAGAGCGAACCGCGGCGTCCCCCGGTGGAGATCGCCAGGACCGTGCTGCGGCTGGCCGAGGCGCGGGCCCGGGAGCGCGAGCCTGGGCTGCGGATCGTACCCACGTTGACGGCACGGGACGCGGTGCCCGAACTGCTGCGGATCGGCGCGGACGCGGCGCTGATCGTCATCGGCACCCGGGGGCTGGGCGGCTTCACCGGACTGCTGCTCGGCTCGGTCGGACTGCGGCTGGCCGCCCACACCCGGCGCCCACTGCTGGTGGTGCGCGGCGGGGCACCGGCGGCGTACGGGCCCGAGGGCCACGGCAAGGTGCTGGTCGGGCTGGAGAGCGGCACGGACGGGGCGGCGGCCCGGTTCGCCTTCGAGGAGGCGGTCCGGCGCCGGGCCCGGCTGCGAGTGCTCTACGCCTGGTCACGGCCGCGGGTCCGCGCGGGCAGCGTCGCCGCGGGCGATCACACCCTGCCCGTACCGGGGGTGGCGGCGCCGGGAGCCGAGCCGGAGCAGACGGTGCCCCAGGGCGTGGTAGCCGCCCTGCGCGAGGAGTTCGGCCAGGTACGGGTGCGGGAACACACCGCCCACGGCACCCCCGCGCAGGCGCTGGTGGAGGCGTCACGGGCGGCGGACGTCCTGGTGCTCGCCGTACGACGGCGAACGGCCCGCCTCGGAATGCGCCTCGACCCGGTCACCCACGCGGTACTGCACCACGCACACTGCCCGGTACTGCTGGTGCCGGTCGCGTAG
- a CDS encoding universal stress protein, which yields MARPVTVGLDGSPESMAAAGWAAHEARSRGAPLRLVNAWPGPDQMELTPGREAAWHYWAERALRSARAELDADHPELAILTDQIPGWPAPVLLAEAERAQLLVVGSRSIGAVAGFFLGSVGLELAARAVTPVVLVRSDGHEARDGDVVVGVEPGEPGEDILEFAFDAAARRGGVLRAVYASRVPAIRGDAPWVVDVGLNDARKEAEHALNEVLAPWRNTFPEVRIFEEIASDSPARRLVGAAAGTALMVVGRGPRHVGFGPRLGPVTQAVAHHAACPVAVVPQR from the coding sequence ATGGCGCGTCCCGTCACCGTCGGACTGGACGGTTCCCCCGAGAGTATGGCCGCCGCCGGCTGGGCGGCCCACGAAGCCCGTTCGCGCGGGGCGCCGCTGCGGCTGGTGAACGCCTGGCCGGGGCCCGACCAGATGGAGCTGACCCCGGGCCGGGAGGCGGCCTGGCACTACTGGGCCGAGCGCGCCCTGCGTTCGGCGCGCGCCGAGCTGGACGCCGACCACCCGGAGCTGGCGATCCTCACCGACCAGATCCCCGGCTGGCCCGCGCCCGTTCTGCTGGCCGAGGCGGAGCGGGCCCAGCTGCTGGTGGTGGGGTCCCGCTCGATCGGCGCGGTCGCCGGCTTCTTCCTCGGCTCCGTCGGCCTGGAGCTCGCCGCTCGTGCGGTGACCCCCGTGGTCCTGGTGCGGTCGGACGGGCACGAGGCACGGGACGGCGATGTGGTGGTCGGGGTGGAGCCGGGCGAGCCGGGCGAGGACATCCTGGAGTTCGCCTTCGACGCCGCCGCCCGGCGCGGCGGTGTGCTGCGGGCCGTGTACGCCAGCCGGGTCCCCGCCATCCGGGGCGACGCCCCCTGGGTGGTGGACGTGGGGCTGAACGATGCGCGCAAGGAGGCGGAGCACGCGCTGAACGAGGTGCTGGCGCCGTGGCGGAATACGTTCCCCGAGGTGCGGATCTTCGAGGAGATCGCCTCGGACAGCCCGGCCCGGCGGCTGGTGGGCGCGGCGGCGGGGACGGCGCTGATGGTCGTGGGCCGCGGTCCGCGCCATGTGGGGTTCGGCCCCCGGCTGGGGCCGGTCACCCAGGCGGTGGCACACCACGCCGCCTGCCCGGTGGCGGTGGTGCCCCAGCGATGA
- a CDS encoding alcohol dehydrogenase catalytic domain-containing protein, with protein MKALVFHGPEQCAWQEVPDPELQAPTDAIVRIGTVTVCGTDLHILRGELPEVSPGRVLGHEGVGEVVETGADVRGIRPGERVLISCVSACGHCRFCRERAYGQCHGGGGWILGRTVDGTQAEYVRVPFADLSTHPLTGAAERPDAVLLSDVFPTAYEVGVLNGRVEPGDTVVVVGAGPVGLASIATAQFFSPGRIIAVDPVPARLDAAKRIGADAVADSAEGPERLVDDLTEGLGADVVIEAVGSPRSFESCTRMVRPGGRIANVGVHSRPATLHLEKLWSQNVTITTGLVDTYSTATLLAQLAAGRLPAATLITHLLELDQMEEAYDVFARATDTGAIKIALGEAARPLVARER; from the coding sequence ATGAAAGCACTCGTCTTCCACGGGCCGGAGCAGTGCGCCTGGCAGGAAGTGCCCGACCCCGAACTCCAGGCCCCCACCGACGCGATCGTACGGATCGGCACCGTGACCGTCTGCGGCACCGATCTGCACATCCTCCGCGGCGAACTGCCGGAGGTGAGCCCCGGCAGGGTGCTCGGCCATGAGGGGGTCGGCGAGGTGGTCGAGACCGGCGCCGACGTCCGCGGGATCCGCCCCGGCGAGCGGGTGCTCATCTCGTGCGTGTCGGCCTGCGGCCACTGCCGCTTCTGCCGGGAGCGCGCCTACGGGCAGTGCCACGGCGGCGGGGGCTGGATCCTGGGGCGTACGGTCGACGGCACGCAGGCCGAGTACGTCCGGGTGCCGTTCGCCGATCTGTCCACGCATCCGCTGACGGGCGCGGCCGAGCGCCCTGACGCCGTGCTGCTGTCGGATGTCTTCCCCACCGCCTACGAGGTGGGCGTCCTCAACGGCCGGGTGGAGCCGGGCGATACGGTCGTGGTGGTGGGCGCCGGGCCGGTCGGGCTGGCCTCGATCGCCACCGCGCAGTTCTTCTCCCCCGGCCGGATCATCGCCGTCGATCCGGTCCCGGCCCGGCTGGACGCCGCCAAGCGGATCGGCGCCGACGCGGTGGCGGATTCCGCCGAGGGCCCGGAGCGGCTGGTGGACGACCTCACCGAGGGGCTCGGGGCCGATGTGGTGATCGAGGCCGTGGGGAGTCCGCGGAGCTTCGAGAGCTGCACCCGTATGGTGCGGCCGGGCGGCAGGATCGCCAACGTCGGGGTGCACTCCCGGCCCGCGACGCTCCACCTCGAAAAGCTGTGGTCCCAGAACGTGACGATCACCACCGGGCTGGTCGACACCTACTCCACCGCCACCCTGCTCGCCCAGCTGGCCGCCGGGCGGCTGCCCGCCGCCACGCTGATCACCCATCTCCTGGAGCTGGACCAGATGGAGGAGGCGTACGACGTCTTCGCCCGCGCGACCGACACCGGCGCGATCAAGATCGCGCTGGGCGAGGCGGCCCGACCGCTGGTGGCGCGGGAGCGGTGA